The region ACTGTGCCCAACTGAGGGTCACGCTTTGTCGTGAGGGTTTCATTACGCCACAGGTATTGGGCGAAGAGCGCGATCAACTCCCTCTTGATGAACGTTACTGGCTGCGTGAAGTCGTGCTGTATGGTGACGATCGCCCTTGGCTTTTCGGCAGAACGATTGTCCCACAACAGACGCTCGATGGTTCAGGCTCAGCGTTGACCAAAATAGGCAATCAGCCGTTAGGCCGTTATCTGTTTGAGCAAAAATCGCTGACGCGTGATTATATTCATACCGGATGTTGCGAAGGTTTATGGGCGCGGCGTTCCCGCCTGTGTCTTTCGGGGTATCCGTTACTGTTGACTGAGCTTTTCTTACCGGAATCACCCGTTTATTACACACCTGGTGATGAAGGTTGGCAGGTAATTTGAGGAGATAAATCCTTGGAAAGAAGTGTTACAGCAGGGAAATGGCTGGCTTATTGTCGCTTGATGCGAATTGATAAACCGATAGGTTCTCTGTTACTGCTGTGGCCAACGCTATGGGCGCTGTGGCTGGCGGGAGGGGGAACACCTGCACCGTGGACGCTCTTTGTTTTTGTCGCTGGCGTTTTCCTTATGCGTGCGGCGGGTTGCGTTATCAATGATTATGCCGACAGGCATTTTGACGGCCATGTAAAACGTACGGCTTCTCGCCCATTGCCCAGCGGCGAGGTGAGCGAGCAATCAGCCA is a window of Pectobacterium punjabense DNA encoding:
- the ubiC gene encoding chorismate lyase, whose product is MSDDASTLLRTISWFTEPPSVLPEHIGDWLMETSSMTQRLEKYCAQLRVTLCREGFITPQVLGEERDQLPLDERYWLREVVLYGDDRPWLFGRTIVPQQTLDGSGSALTKIGNQPLGRYLFEQKSLTRDYIHTGCCEGLWARRSRLCLSGYPLLLTELFLPESPVYYTPGDEGWQVI